One Kitasatospora sp. NBC_01266 genomic window carries:
- a CDS encoding tetratricopeptide repeat protein, whose amino-acid sequence MAPATAVPTPNTAMRELRGDLSPAEFATVIRRAAREIGEHVSCDARYIGRVEAGAIRCPNYAYERVFRHIWPDRSLTDLGFSPRTAVRGRPAQHPPHHFDEENDDVRRRTFLSGGPTALATVLGLDGPAQAATAHPALPLPLPAPRALSTARRVGGADVRRVEQAVRDIRSADDAHGADALFERAGRSLRNAYLLLNEGEYSLDTERQLQSTAGELAISVGWLAHDSQRLTDARSFYAEALATARMADDSALEAHVFCNSAFLARDAGRPREALRAAQAGQSAARRLDSDRLLALLAMREAGGWAALGDRGSCERALGRAYTLFERGESECDPEWMSFFGEAEIAGLEAQCWSALGEWDRASAQASLAMALQQPQFVRNRALYTAELAHDRLGRGDLAGAAEHGSAAVELLGQVRSARIRGMLADTAQRLRAFRGVSEVRTFLAGYDSAVAA is encoded by the coding sequence ATGGCCCCCGCAACCGCCGTGCCCACCCCCAACACCGCGATGCGCGAGCTGCGCGGCGACCTCTCCCCCGCCGAGTTCGCCACCGTGATCCGGCGCGCGGCACGGGAGATCGGCGAACACGTCTCCTGCGACGCCCGGTACATCGGACGCGTCGAGGCGGGCGCGATCCGCTGTCCCAACTACGCGTACGAGCGGGTGTTCCGGCACATCTGGCCGGACCGGTCACTGACGGACCTCGGCTTCTCCCCCCGGACGGCCGTGCGCGGTCGCCCCGCGCAACACCCCCCGCACCATTTCGACGAGGAGAACGACGACGTGCGTCGCCGTACGTTCCTGAGCGGCGGACCGACCGCCCTGGCCACCGTGCTCGGCCTGGACGGGCCGGCCCAGGCCGCCACCGCGCACCCCGCGCTCCCCCTGCCGCTGCCCGCGCCGCGCGCGCTGTCCACCGCGCGCCGGGTGGGCGGCGCCGATGTCCGGCGCGTCGAACAGGCCGTCCGGGACATCCGGTCGGCCGACGACGCGCATGGCGCCGACGCCCTGTTCGAGCGCGCCGGGCGATCCCTGCGCAACGCGTACCTGCTGCTCAACGAGGGCGAGTACTCGCTGGACACCGAGCGGCAACTGCAGTCCACGGCCGGCGAACTGGCCATCTCGGTGGGCTGGCTGGCCCATGACTCGCAGCGGCTGACCGACGCCCGCTCGTTCTACGCCGAGGCGCTGGCCACCGCCCGGATGGCGGACGACTCGGCGCTGGAGGCCCATGTCTTCTGCAACAGCGCCTTCCTGGCCCGGGACGCCGGCCGACCGCGCGAGGCGCTGCGGGCCGCGCAGGCCGGGCAGAGCGCGGCCCGCCGGCTGGACTCCGACCGACTGCTCGCCCTGCTCGCCATGCGCGAGGCGGGCGGCTGGGCGGCGCTGGGCGACCGCGGCTCCTGCGAACGGGCGTTGGGCCGGGCCTACACGCTCTTCGAGCGGGGCGAGAGCGAGTGCGACCCGGAGTGGATGTCCTTCTTCGGCGAGGCCGAGATCGCGGGTCTGGAGGCGCAGTGCTGGTCGGCGCTGGGCGAGTGGGACCGGGCCAGTGCGCAGGCCAGCCTGGCCATGGCGCTGCAGCAGCCCCAGTTCGTCCGCAACCGGGCGCTGTACACCGCCGAGTTGGCCCACGACCGGCTCGGCCGCGGCGACCTGGCCGGGGCGGCCGAGCACGGCAGCGCGGCGGTGGAACTGCTCGGCCAGGTCCGCTCCGCCCGGATCCGCGGCATGCTCGCGGACACCGCGCAGCGGCTGCGCGCCTTCCGCGGGGTGAGTGAGGTCAGGACGTTCCTGGCCGGCTACGACAGTGCGGTGGCGGCCTGA
- a CDS encoding histidine phosphatase family protein: protein MPARLILVRHGETAWSASGQHTGRTDIPLTDEGRQMARLVGARLRRAPWNGLPEAVVYTSPLSRARETCELAGFGDRAVDRPELLEWDYGAYEGRTGVEIREHDRPGWLIWRDGVPEGEKLSEVGARADAFLAGVEEDHGTPHPETTTMHAADRDVLVFAHGHLLRVLAARWLGLAPEYGQRLKLGTAALSVLSWEYGLPAIEIWNDHSHLDSLTTV, encoded by the coding sequence ATGCCCGCTCGTCTGATCCTCGTCCGCCACGGTGAGACCGCCTGGTCGGCGAGCGGCCAGCACACCGGCCGGACCGACATCCCGCTCACCGACGAAGGGCGGCAGATGGCCCGCCTGGTCGGTGCCCGGCTGCGCCGCGCGCCGTGGAACGGCCTGCCGGAGGCCGTGGTCTACACCAGCCCGCTCTCCCGGGCCCGGGAGACCTGCGAGCTGGCCGGCTTCGGCGATCGCGCGGTGGACCGGCCCGAACTGCTCGAGTGGGACTACGGCGCGTACGAGGGCCGCACCGGCGTCGAGATCCGCGAGCACGACCGGCCGGGCTGGCTGATCTGGCGCGACGGCGTGCCCGAGGGCGAGAAGCTCTCGGAGGTCGGTGCCCGCGCGGACGCCTTCCTCGCCGGGGTCGAGGAGGACCACGGCACCCCGCACCCCGAGACCACCACCATGCACGCCGCCGACCGCGATGTGCTGGTCTTCGCCCACGGTCACCTGCTGCGGGTGCTGGCCGCCCGCTGGCTGGGCCTGGCACCGGAGTACGGTCAGCGGCTCAAGCTCGGTACGGCGGCGCTCTCGGTGCTCTCCTGGGAGTACGGCCTGCCCGCGATCGAGATCTGGAACGACCACAGTCACCTGGACTCGCTGACCACCGTCTGA